From a single Hemibagrus wyckioides isolate EC202008001 linkage group LG27, SWU_Hwy_1.0, whole genome shotgun sequence genomic region:
- the cdh5 gene encoding cadherin-5, with amino-acid sequence MMILRTFLWTVFLHLVFTTAEDVKDISASSVLQRQKREWQWNMLIVYEEKPPQDPPEVIGKLKNTFFNESKGRNVEFRLLGEGAGDIFTVNEFGDVLVMKKLDREKISSYKLTAQIINTISGQELEEQSEFTIKVQDINDHTPEFSEPYAGSVDERARPGTVVMTVRATDKDDPSSPNGMVTYTLLNATNVFNINRRTGEITAKNNNLDRESQSEYKVLVQVSDTPGSTGGLSASTVMTITINDLNDNEATFSKQRYSFVVDEDKPAGFIIGKLDIQDRDEKQNKRPMFTIEHSYHHVFDVEHNDNYDGVLILKKELDYETKASYTFTVNIKEYVVQPPDNSNAWTSATIHINVKDVEEPPVFSQKVYNFTVKEEQKNIIVGSVSARDMDKTNHKIRYSIKDPNSPVNINSETGQLTLKKALDREVQKEYMFLVMAEEESNKKLKSYVTVRINVLDINDNDPELPKDLELHICENDESGTVIGLISAFDLDENPGRFHFSLIGKSSNFSLHDNQNNTASIILTHGGFRAESSERKFLEVEITDGGTPPRKKVAQVPLQECECGSERQYKRCKAPTMSSLGMSAIIAILLCIVTILVIVILFVLRKRYQKEAIVALGKPSGEIHEQLVAYDEEGGGEMDTNVYDVSILTSARSDGRLCPDPPPAMYAVVKKPSACKGDMAVMIEVKKDEADHDRDGIPYDTLHIYGYEGSESLAGSLSSLESASSFGSDLDYDFLSDWGPRFRTLAQIYGSDVNTSY; translated from the exons ATGATGATACTCAGGACTTTTCTCTGGACAGTGTTTCTGCACCTGGTTTTCACCACAGCTGAAGATGTTAAAGACATTTCAGCCTCATCCGTCCTACAGAGACAGAAACGAGAATGGCAGTGGAACATGTTGATCGTGTACGAGGAAAAACCACCTCAGGATCCCCCAGAGGTGATTGGCAAG CTGAAGAACACTTTCTTCAATGAAAGCAAAGGCAGGAACGTGGAGTTCAGGCTCTTGGGAGAAGGAGCAGGCGACATCTTCACCGTGAATGAGTTTGGAGATGTGCTCGTGATGAAGAAGCTGGATCGAGAAAAAATCAGCAGCTACAAATTAACAGCACAAATCATTAATACTATAAGTGGACAAGAGCTTGAAGAGCAGTCTGAGTTCACCATAAAGGTCCAGGACATTAACGATCACACACCCGAGTTCTCCGAGCCTTACGCCGGGTCTGTTGATGAGCGAGCACGCCCAG GAACGGTGGTGATGACAGTGCGAGCGACCGATAAAGATGACCCGAGTTCTCCCAACGGAATGGTGACCTACACACTGCTGAACGCAACCAACGTCTTCAACATTAACCGCAGAACAG GTGAAATTAcagctaaaaataataatctggaTCGTGAGTCTCAGAGTGAGTATAAAGTGTTGGTGCAGGTGTCGGACACGCCCGGGTCAACAGGAGGACTGTCAGCGAGCACAGTGATGACCATCACTATCAACGACCTTAATGATAACGAGGCTACGTTCTCCAAAC AGAGGTACAGCTTCGTAGTGGACGAGGACAAACCAGCGGGGTTCATAATTGGAAAACTGGACATTCAAGACCGTGATGAGAAACAGAATAAAAGGCCCATGTTTACTATAGAGCATTCATATCACCACGTGTTTGATGTGGAGCACAACGACAATTACGATGGAGTTCTCATACTGAAGAAG GAACTCGACTACGAAACCAAGGCGAGCTACACCTTCACTGTAAATATTAAAGAGTATGTTGTCCAGCCTCCCGACAACAGTAACGCCTGGACGTCTGCTACCATCCACATCAACGTTAAAGACGTGGAAGAGCCGCCGGTCTTCTCCCAGAAAGTGTACAACTTCACTGTTAAAGaggagcagaaaaacatcattGTGGGATCAGTTTCAGCCAGAGACATGGACAAAACCAACCACAAGATACG GTACAGCATTAAGGATCCTAACAGTCCAGTGAACATTAACAGTGAGACGGGACAGCTCACACTGAAGAAAGCACTGGACCGAGAAGTCCAGAAAGAATACATGTTCCTTGTTATGGCAGAGGAAGAATCCAACAAAA AGCTGAAATCTTATGTGACAGTCAGAATAAATGTCCTGGACATTAATGATAATGACCCAGAGCTACCCAAGGACCTCGAGCTGCACATCTGTGAGAACGATGAGAGCGGAACT GTTATTGGTCTCATTAGTGCCTTCGACTTGGATGAGAATCCTGGAAGATTTCATTTCAGTCTTATAGGAAAGAGTTCAAACTTCTCTCTTCATGACAATCAGA ataaCACAGCCAGCATCATCCTGACTCATGGAGGTTTCAGAGCTGAGAGTTCAGAAAGGAAATTTCTGGAAGTGGAGATTACAGACGGTGGAACTCCACCAAGGAAAAAAGTCGCACAGGTTCCCCTgcaggagtgtgagtgtgggagtgagagaCAATACAAACGCTGCAAAGCCCCCACCATGTCCAGCCTTGGCATGAGCGCTATCATCGCCATCCTGCTCTGCATCGTCACCATCCTCG tgatcgTGATTCTCTTCGTGTTGCGTAAACGCTATCAGAAGGAGGCTATAGTGGCTCTGGGAAAGCCATCCGGTGAGATTCACGAGCAGCTTGTGGCGTATGATGAAGAAGGTGGAGGAGAAATGGACACCAACGTGTACGACGTCTCCATCCTGACCTCGGCTCGCTCAGATGGCCGGCTCTGTCCTGATCCTCCTCCGGCCATGTACGCCGTGGTGAAGAAGCCCTCGGCCTGTAAAGGAGACATGGCAGTGATGATCGAGGTGAAGAAAGACGAGGCCGATCACGACCGGGACGGAATTCCCTACGACACGCTGCACATCTACGGCTACGAGGGGTCCGAGTCCCTCGCCGGGTCGCTGAGTTCACTCGAATCGGCTTCTTCCTTCGGATCTGACCTCGATTACGACTTTCTGAGCGACTGGGGACCTCGATTCAGGACACTCGCACAAATTTACGGCTCTGATGTGAACACTTCGTACTGA